A genome region from Mercenaria mercenaria strain notata chromosome 11, MADL_Memer_1, whole genome shotgun sequence includes the following:
- the LOC123532034 gene encoding uncharacterized protein LOC123532034 — translation MVPKPLRFLVSIVVVTDIIVLVDGIQCYNCNSQSQRDVCGADFKLTSSDTIFIVDDCHFCNKYHFSNDGVYIRNCTKKTPGRIQFKFGCEEAKVSGTTVETCSCSDNLCNGAISRLAAVPAIILVCLSIFYSLEPDIKLWI, via the exons ATGGTACCAAAACCGTTAAGATTCTTGGTGTCTATTGTTGTTG TTACAGACATAATTGTGTTAGTGGATGGAATCCAGTGCTACAACTGTAACTCGCAGTCACAACGTGACGTATGTGGTGCGGACTTCAAGTTGACGTCTTCGGACACGATCTTCATTGTTGACGATTGTCACTTCTGTAATAAATATCACTTTTCAAACGACGGAG tttatatCCGCAACTGCACCAAGAAAACGCCTGGCAGAATCCAGTTCAAGTTTGGCTGCGAGGAAGCCAAAGTTAGTGGAACAACGGTAGAGACCTGCTCCTGTTCCGACAATCTGTGCAATGGCGCCATATCGAGACTTGCGGCTGTACCTGCTATCATACTTGTTtgcctatctatattttataGTCTTGAACCTGATATTAAACTATGGATATAA